cagaggtatgtgggatctgagctccccaaccaggaatcaaacacataccctcttcattggaaggcaaagtcttaacgactggactgacagggaagtcccaagattattttccattatagattattacaagatattgaatgtagttccctgtgctatacagtaaacccttgcatatttattttatatatagtagtttgtttatctccatactcctaatttatccttcccattccttccccctttggtaaccatgtttgttttctatttctgtgagtgtttctgttttgtgtatggattcatttgtattatcttttaGATTCCTCACAGAAATGATATCATACTGTTTGTCTTTGGcttttcacttagtatgatgatcgtGAGAGCTGTTGTAGGCCATGTAGTTCTTATACGTGGCCACTAGAGGGCAGAAGAAGCCCAGGAGCCAGGACAGAGCCCCAAACTAAAAATCGCTCATAACTGCTCCCTGTGCCAAggcccttccctttccccacccctgcAAACTCCGCTATCTCTGCACTGCCTAAAGGGATGTCACGGGGTCTGGAAGTGAGGAAGGGACCCAGACGCCGGCCCAGCGTGTTTCTCATCCCCCACAGCAACCACTGGTGCAGGTGGCAGCCTGGTGCATCGGGGAATACGGAGATCTCCTGCTGGAGGGGACCTGTGAGGAGACTGAGCCCCTGCAGGTGGGCCCTGCGTTGGGGGTACACAGAGGAGGGACATGTGAGGGGAGGCAGGGCCGGCCCCAGGGTCACTCTCTGTGTCCTCCCCCCCTCCGGAAGGTGGAGGAAGACGTGGTGTTGGCACTGCTGGAAAGGGTGCTTCAGTCTCATATGTCCCTGCCGGCCACCAGGGGATATGCCCTCACGGCCCTCATGAAGCTTAGCACCCGGCTCCATGGGGACAACAAGTAAGAGTGGATCCCAGCCCCTCCCACAGAGCCTCTTCTTGGTACCTCCAGTGAGATGACCCTTCACCGTGCCCCCCCGCCCCGTTTCTGAGTTTCCCTCCAGGCCTTCACCTCcatccccagccccctgcccttaGGTCCTTCCTTTTGAGCCAAGGATCGTGGGTCTCTCCCTGCTCTGGGTTGGCTCTTCCTTTCCTGCCGCATCCTAGAGGTGAAGGGCAGGGCAGATGGCCAGTCCCAGTCACGGACCACCCTGTGGCCCAGCCGCATCTGCCAGGTGATGTCCATCTACGGGAGCTGCCAGGACGTGGAGCTGCAGCAGCGGGCAGTGGAGTACAACGCCCTCTTCCGGAAGTACGACCACTTGAGGTGCGCCGCTGACAGTGTGGGACCCAACCCCCAGCCCGCTCCCTAGTGCCCTGTTCTGGATGCAGGGGTCTCAGCCTTACCTGTGCCCGCCCACAGTTCATGGACACTAAGTGGGCTTCCCACCCTCCTTGTTCATCTGAAAGCCAGCAAGACTCTTCCATCTTAGGAAATCAGAGGGGTACTCCTGACCCACCATGAGCCCAGGACTGTCCtattctttcccctcctcccacacATCTCTTGTGAAAAACCCAGGGATACACCTGCCTTCTTCCTCTCAGGGCTGCCGTCCTGGAAAAGATGCCTCTTGTGGAGCGGGGTGGCCCTCAGGTCAATGAGGcagcaaaggaaagcaaagaagtaGCCCAGCTTTCAGAAGCAGCCCCCGTCCCCACGGAGACCCAGGTGAGGGGGCCGGGGTACCCCTGGGGGAAGAGCATGGTCCAGCTTCCATACCCAGCCCTGACCCTTCTGCCCTCTCTCCAGGCCTCAAAGCTCTTGGATCTGTTAGATCTTCTGGATGGCCCTTCTGAGAATGCCCAGCACCCTCCCCCTCTGGATCCCACCCCAGGAGACACTTTGATAcacctccttgaccttccctgcaCTCCCCTACCCTCTGGTAAGCCTCAGCAAAGGGGAGATGTCTTAAAGAAGGGGTGGTGGAAATAGGTGCTTCCCCTTCTAAGCTGAGGACCGAGATTCAGATTCCCTCTTCCCTGCTGTGTACTCCCATCACATCCCCATCTTAGTAAAAGGATTCATTAGATCATACCAGTCCCCTCCTGGACACCCTCTAATGTCTTCCCTTTGTTCAGATTTCTTAATTCTGGCCCGGGGTCctgcttcctccctgcccctcacaggCTTTCCCACTACCCGCTCCACTGGCCCCCTCTCAACTCTCAGGCCCTCTCACCTCAAACCCTTGGtgttcatattcttttcacaTGGAATGTTCTTTCCCCAGCACATTAAAATAGCTGGCtcattctccatcttcagcttcaGCTAAAATGTCAGAtgcttcccctccctctcctacTTCAGTTAGTTCCCCCACAGGTTATTTCCTTCAGAGCACCAGTTACAGACTGTgattgttttcttgtttattgtttctctcCCCTAAGCTGTGAGCTTCACTGGGGACCTCATCTTCTTGTCCACTCGGTCATTAGCATCTGGAGCAGTTCCCTGCACCCAGTGGGTGCTCATTTAATTGTtcttgcatgaatgaatgaactgttaACTTCAGCCCATATACCGAGTCCCTTTTCTCTCCCTACTGTAGCTCCCATCCCAAATCTCAAAGTATTTGAGCGTGAAGGACTTCAGCTGACTCTTTCTTTTGTTCGACCCCCTGGAACCCCTACTTTGCTGTTAATCACTGTCACTGCCACCAACACCTCAGGGGGTGACGTCACCCACTTCATCTGCCAGGTGGCTGTGCCCAAGGTTTGTAGAAGACCAGGACTCAGAGGTAGCTTGGATGCTCCAGGAGAAAAAGCCACTAAGTAGGGGAGGTGGTAGGGGTGGTGGGAGGATGAGATGAGAAGGGAGGGACTGCAGAGACAGGCACTTGGGGAGTTGTGGGAAGAGGGTTTAAAACTATTGGGTGTGGAGTGGTTGCCTGAGCCAGCCAGCTGCCTTACTGTGTGCTCTGTCCAACCTCCTATGTTCAGAGTTTCCAGCTGCAGCTACAGGCCCCCAGTGGAGACACCGTTCCAGCCCAGGGTGGCCTTCCGATGACCCAGCTGCTCAGAATCCTCAATCCTAACAAGGTGAGCTCCAGGAGCCCCTCGAGGCTAAGCCCTAAGGCAGGGAGGGGTCATCTGTGCTTACCCTGGTCTTCGCTCTCCTATTCCTAGGCCCCCTTGCGGCTGAAGTTGCGCCTCACCTACGACCACTTTGGCCAGTCAGTACAAGAAATCTTTGAGGTGAACAACTTGCCTGTGGAGACATGGCAATAACTCAGCCTCCACTCAAAACCTGAAGTCCTCCCGTGTCCCCACATCAGGAGCCCCAGCTACTTGGAGCCATATCTGAGGGTGACCAGCAGGTGGCACTCTGGTCCTGTGCTTGCTGCTGCagaaactggggtgggggggaaccccACAAATGATGAAAGCCCAATAAAGCCCATGGGGGCAAAGCCATATCTGAGGTGGAACGTGTATGTGAATAACAGCCAGGGAAGAGCCTTCTTACACAGGAAGTAGGTATCTTGCCCTAAGCCTTTGGAACTGGTTTCAACAAAGGAAGGTTTTCCTTCTACCCCCTTTCTGGCTGGGGAGCAGATGAGCCCCTGAACCTCCACAGGAGGCACCCTACCCTCTAGGCCAGAGCAGGGCACAGGGGCAACTTCAGAAGTT
This sequence is a window from Odocoileus virginianus isolate 20LAN1187 ecotype Illinois chromosome 6, Ovbor_1.2, whole genome shotgun sequence. Protein-coding genes within it:
- the AP1G2 gene encoding AP-1 complex subunit gamma-like 2 isoform X4, giving the protein MGSAEMCRDLAPEVEKLLLQPSAYVRKKAVLTAVHMIRKVPELSDIFLPPCAQLLHERHHGILLGTVTLITELCERSPAALKHFRKVVPQLVHTLRTLVMTGCSTEHSVSGVSDPFLQVQILRLLRILGRNHEESSETMNDLLAQVATNTDASRNAGSAVLFETVLTIMDIRSAAGLRVLAVNILGRFLLNSDRNIRYVALTSLLKLVQSDHSAVQRHRPTVVECLREPDASLSRRALELSLALVNSSNVRTMTQELQGFLESCPPDLRADCASGILLAAERFAPTKRWHIDTILRVLTTAGTYVRDDAVANLIQLIGGAQELHAYSVRRLYSALAEDISQQPLVQVAAWCIGEYGDLLLEGTCEETEPLQVGPALGVHRGGTCEGRQGRPQGHSLCPPPLRKVEEDVVLALLERVLQSHMSLPATRGYALTALMKLSTRLHGDNNRICQVMSIYGSCQDVELQQRAVEYNALFRKYDHLRAAVLEKMPLVERGGPQVNEAAKESKEVAQLSEAAPVPTETQVRGPGYPWGKSMVQLPYPALTLLPSLQASKLLDLLDLLDGPSENAQHPPPLDPTPGDTLIHLLDLPCTPLPSAPIPNLKVFEREGLQLTLSFVRPPGTPTLLLITVTATNTSGGDVTHFICQVAVPKSFQLQLQAPSGDTVPAQGGLPMTQLLRILNPNKAPLRLKLRLTYDHFGQSVQEIFEVNNLPVETWQ
- the AP1G2 gene encoding AP-1 complex subunit gamma-like 2 isoform X5, which produces MCARRPLQAVLTAVHMIRKVPELSDIFLPPCAQLLHERHHGILLGTVTLITELCERSPAALKHFRKVVPQLVHTLRTLVMTGCSTEHSVSGVSDPFLQVQILRLLRILGRNHEESSETMNDLLAQVATNTDASRNAGSAVLFETVLTIMDIRSAAGLRVLAVNILGRFLLNSDRNIRYVALTSLLKLVQSDHSAVQRHRPTVVECLREPDASLSRRALELSLALVNSSNVRTMTQELQGFLESCPPDLRADCASGILLAAERFAPTKRWHIDTILRVLTTAGTYVRDDAVANLIQLIGGAQELHAYSVRRLYSALAEDISQQPLVQVAAWCIGEYGDLLLEGTCEETEPLQVGPALGVHRGGTCEGRQGRPQGHSLCPPPLRKVEEDVVLALLERVLQSHMSLPATRGYALTALMKLSTRLHGDNNRICQVMSIYGSCQDVELQQRAVEYNALFRKYDHLRAAVLEKMPLVERGGPQVNEAAKESKEVAQLSEAAPVPTETQVRGPGYPWGKSMVQLPYPALTLLPSLQASKLLDLLDLLDGPSENAQHPPPLDPTPGDTLIHLLDLPCTPLPSAPIPNLKVFEREGLQLTLSFVRPPGTPTLLLITVTATNTSGGDVTHFICQVAVPKSFQLQLQAPSGDTVPAQGGLPMTQLLRILNPNKAPLRLKLRLTYDHFGQSVQEIFEVNNLPVETWQ
- the AP1G2 gene encoding AP-1 complex subunit gamma-like 2 isoform X6, whose amino-acid sequence is MNATMVVPQLVHTLRTLVMTGCSTEHSVSGVSDPFLQVQILRLLRILGRNHEESSETMNDLLAQVATNTDASRNAGSAVLFETVLTIMDIRSAAGLRVLAVNILGRFLLNSDRNIRYVALTSLLKLVQSDHSAVQRHRPTVVECLREPDASLSRRALELSLALVNSSNVRTMTQELQGFLESCPPDLRADCASGILLAAERFAPTKRWHIDTILRVLTTAGTYVRDDAVANLIQLIGGAQELHAYSVRRLYSALAEDISQQPLVQVAAWCIGEYGDLLLEGTCEETEPLQVGPALGVHRGGTCEGRQGRPQGHSLCPPPLRKVEEDVVLALLERVLQSHMSLPATRGYALTALMKLSTRLHGDNNRICQVMSIYGSCQDVELQQRAVEYNALFRKYDHLRAAVLEKMPLVERGGPQVNEAAKESKEVAQLSEAAPVPTETQVRGPGYPWGKSMVQLPYPALTLLPSLQASKLLDLLDLLDGPSENAQHPPPLDPTPGDTLIHLLDLPCTPLPSAPIPNLKVFEREGLQLTLSFVRPPGTPTLLLITVTATNTSGGDVTHFICQVAVPKSFQLQLQAPSGDTVPAQGGLPMTQLLRILNPNKAPLRLKLRLTYDHFGQSVQEIFEVNNLPVETWQ